Proteins from a genomic interval of Lolium perenne isolate Kyuss_39 chromosome 1, Kyuss_2.0, whole genome shotgun sequence:
- the LOC127325513 gene encoding pentatricopeptide repeat-containing protein At2g30100, chloroplastic isoform X2 yields the protein MELMTAIACGWIKRLVGGGGDVSALLGEMNCVSLRPGLSLVEKAVALYWDRSERARAVEFVRNMLRRGSVGAGADYDGQTGGPVGYLAWKMMVQFLLLRKCLYLT from the exons ATGGAGCTAATGACCGCCATCGCCTGCGGCTGGATCAAGCGCCTCGtggggggcggcggcgacgtctccgcGCTGCTCGGGGAGATGAACTGCGTCAGCCTGCGACCCGGGTTGAGCCTCGTCGAGAAGGCCGTTGCGCTCTACTGGGACCGCAGTGAGAGGGCGCGCGCTGTCGAGTTCGTCAGGAACATGCTCAGGAGGGGCAGCGTCGGCGCGGGAGCGGACTACGACGGCCAGACTGGAGGCCCCGTCGGTTACCTCGCATGGAAGATGATG GTTCAATTTTTGTTGTTAAGGAAGTGTCTTTACTTGACATAG
- the LOC127325513 gene encoding pentatricopeptide repeat-containing protein At2g30100, chloroplastic isoform X3, which yields MELMTAIACGWIKRLVGGGGDVSALLGEMNCVSLRPGLSLVEKAVALYWDRSERARAVEFVRNMLRRGSVGAGADYDGQTGGPVGYLAWKMMRRFNFCC from the exons ATGGAGCTAATGACCGCCATCGCCTGCGGCTGGATCAAGCGCCTCGtggggggcggcggcgacgtctccgcGCTGCTCGGGGAGATGAACTGCGTCAGCCTGCGACCCGGGTTGAGCCTCGTCGAGAAGGCCGTTGCGCTCTACTGGGACCGCAGTGAGAGGGCGCGCGCTGTCGAGTTCGTCAGGAACATGCTCAGGAGGGGCAGCGTCGGCGCGGGAGCGGACTACGACGGCCAGACTGGAGGCCCCGTCGGTTACCTCGCATGGAAGATGATG CGAAGGTTCAATTTTTGTTGTTAA
- the LOC127325513 gene encoding pentatricopeptide repeat-containing protein At2g30100, chloroplastic isoform X4 produces the protein MELMTAIACGWIKRLVGGGGDVSALLGEMNCVSLRPGLSLVEKAVALYWDRSERARAVEFVRNMLRRGSVGAGADYDGQTGGPVGYLAWKMM, from the exons ATGGAGCTAATGACCGCCATCGCCTGCGGCTGGATCAAGCGCCTCGtggggggcggcggcgacgtctccgcGCTGCTCGGGGAGATGAACTGCGTCAGCCTGCGACCCGGGTTGAGCCTCGTCGAGAAGGCCGTTGCGCTCTACTGGGACCGCAGTGAGAGGGCGCGCGCTGTCGAGTTCGTCAGGAACATGCTCAGGAGGGGCAGCGTCGGCGCGGGAGCGGACTACGACGGCCAGACTGGAGGCCCCGTCGGTTACCTCGCATGGAAGATGATG TGA
- the LOC127325513 gene encoding pentatricopeptide repeat-containing protein At2g30100, chloroplastic isoform X1, whose product MELMTAIACGWIKRLVGGGGDVSALLGEMNCVSLRPGLSLVEKAVALYWDRSERARAVEFVRNMLRRGSVGAGADYDGQTGGPVGYLAWKMMDCFLILRTWNRMLKTSLDFYGFGFRMTRHVSRALQLLLL is encoded by the exons ATGGAGCTAATGACCGCCATCGCCTGCGGCTGGATCAAGCGCCTCGtggggggcggcggcgacgtctccgcGCTGCTCGGGGAGATGAACTGCGTCAGCCTGCGACCCGGGTTGAGCCTCGTCGAGAAGGCCGTTGCGCTCTACTGGGACCGCAGTGAGAGGGCGCGCGCTGTCGAGTTCGTCAGGAACATGCTCAGGAGGGGCAGCGTCGGCGCGGGAGCGGACTACGACGGCCAGACTGGAGGCCCCGTCGGTTACCTCGCATGGAAGATGATG GACTGTTTCTTGATTCTTAGAACTTGGAACCGCATGCTGAAAACCAGCTTAGATTTCTATGGTTTTGGATTTAGAATGACTAGGCATGTAAGCAGAGCACTGCAACTCTTACTGCTATAG